A genomic segment from Rhodospirillum centenum SW encodes:
- a CDS encoding GNAT family N-acetyltransferase has translation MGTGITVTPATAGDAADWHRLFAGYCAFYGEALPDGVAADVWRRILEPGHPVKGLLAREADGTVVGLCNYVLHDNTWSVRTDCYLEDLYTDPAARGRGVGRALIERLVATGRQAGWRRVYWHTQEDNATARRLYDRVTGGRDAFVRYTVKLV, from the coding sequence ATGGGAACGGGCATCACGGTCACCCCGGCCACGGCGGGGGACGCGGCGGACTGGCACCGGCTGTTCGCCGGCTACTGCGCCTTCTACGGGGAGGCACTGCCCGACGGCGTCGCCGCCGATGTCTGGCGCCGCATCCTGGAACCCGGGCATCCGGTCAAGGGCCTGCTCGCCCGGGAGGCGGACGGGACGGTGGTCGGGCTCTGCAACTACGTCCTGCACGACAACACCTGGAGCGTCCGCACGGACTGCTACCTGGAGGACCTCTATACCGATCCCGCGGCGCGCGGCCGCGGCGTCGGCCGGGCCCTGATCGAACGGCTGGTGGCGACGGGGCGGCAGGCCGGCTGGCGCCGCGTCTACTGGCACACGCAGGAGGACAACGCCACCGCCCGGCGGCTCTATGACAGGGTCACGGGCGGCCGCGACGCCTTCGTCCGCTACACGGTCAAGCTGGTCTGA
- a CDS encoding efflux RND transporter periplasmic adaptor subunit, with protein MMQEDKAALLRALTIDRTRPPARRGVPWKTVAAGLAAGCIVAAGAYWYMIDGQPPARTAERAPAKAPPPAAAPRSEPAATTTASTAQARPATPVPAAAPAVPRAGSLVASGYIVARRKATVAAEITGRIVDVLVEEGMRVEEGQVLARLDAALAEIDLSLARAAVDQAQATVAGHQADLRDAESTLKRVRSLSRNANASEADLIKAQARVDSLRAQIRAAQAQIETAKLDVSRRAEQLSKYTIAAPFSGVVIDKNAQPGEIISPVSAGGGFTRTGICTIVDMDSLEVEVDVNEAYIGRVVAGQRVEAVLDAYPDWRIPARVIAVVPTANRDKATIQVRIGFDGRDPRILPDMAAKVTFLEDRA; from the coding sequence ATGATGCAGGAAGACAAGGCGGCGCTCTTGCGCGCCCTCACGATCGACCGGACCCGCCCCCCCGCCCGGCGCGGCGTGCCCTGGAAGACCGTGGCGGCCGGGCTGGCCGCGGGCTGCATCGTCGCGGCCGGCGCCTACTGGTACATGATCGACGGTCAGCCGCCGGCCCGCACCGCCGAGCGCGCGCCGGCCAAGGCGCCGCCGCCCGCCGCCGCCCCCCGTTCCGAACCGGCCGCCACCACGACAGCCTCCACGGCCCAGGCGCGGCCCGCCACTCCGGTGCCCGCCGCCGCTCCGGCGGTGCCGCGGGCGGGCTCGCTGGTCGCCTCGGGCTACATCGTCGCCCGCCGCAAGGCCACCGTGGCGGCGGAGATCACCGGCCGCATCGTGGACGTGCTGGTGGAGGAGGGGATGCGGGTCGAAGAGGGGCAGGTGCTGGCCCGGCTCGACGCCGCGCTCGCGGAGATCGACCTGTCGCTGGCCCGCGCCGCCGTGGACCAGGCGCAGGCGACCGTCGCCGGCCACCAGGCGGACCTGCGCGACGCCGAGAGCACGCTGAAGCGGGTCCGCAGCCTGTCGCGCAATGCCAACGCCAGCGAGGCGGACCTGATCAAGGCGCAGGCCCGCGTGGACTCCCTGCGCGCCCAGATCCGGGCGGCACAGGCCCAGATCGAGACGGCTAAGCTGGACGTCTCCCGCCGGGCGGAGCAGCTCTCGAAATACACCATCGCGGCCCCCTTCTCCGGAGTCGTGATCGACAAGAACGCCCAGCCGGGAGAGATCATCTCTCCGGTGTCGGCGGGCGGCGGCTTCACCCGCACCGGCATCTGCACCATCGTGGACATGGACAGCCTGGAGGTGGAGGTGGACGTGAACGAGGCCTATATCGGCCGCGTCGTCGCCGGCCAGCGGGTGGAGGCGGTGCTGGACGCCTATCCGGACTGGCGCATTCCGGCCCGGGTCATCGCGGTGGTGCCGACGGCCAACCGCGACAAGGCGACGATCCAGGTCCGCATCGGGTTCGACGGGCGCGATCCGCGCATCCTGCCCGACATGGCGGCGAAGGTGACCTTCCTGGAGGACCGCGCCTGA
- a CDS encoding glutathione S-transferase family protein, with protein MRTLYHHPLSASSRKVRVALGEKRVEFDLALEKPWERREDFLMLNPAGEVPVLVEDDGVVVVGHGPICEYLEEGFPITLLGPDQVTRAETRRLAAWFDEKFAREVTDLLVGEKMLKRLAGQGTPHAQAIRAGLANIHYHLDYIAWLAERRTWLAGDDLTLADISAAAHLSCLDYLGDVPWDDHPEAKNWYARIKSRPSFRPVLGDHIPGASPPAHYADLDF; from the coding sequence ATGCGCACCTTGTACCATCATCCGCTCTCCGCCTCTTCCCGCAAGGTGCGTGTCGCGCTGGGGGAGAAGCGTGTCGAGTTCGATCTGGCGCTGGAGAAGCCCTGGGAGCGCCGGGAAGACTTCCTGATGCTGAACCCGGCCGGGGAGGTTCCCGTTCTGGTGGAGGATGACGGCGTCGTCGTCGTCGGTCACGGCCCGATCTGCGAGTATCTGGAGGAAGGCTTCCCCATCACCCTGCTGGGACCCGATCAGGTCACCCGCGCGGAGACGCGGCGGCTGGCCGCCTGGTTCGACGAGAAGTTCGCCCGCGAGGTGACGGATCTGCTGGTCGGGGAGAAGATGCTCAAGCGCCTTGCCGGCCAGGGCACCCCGCACGCCCAGGCGATCCGCGCCGGGCTCGCCAACATCCACTACCACCTGGACTACATCGCCTGGCTGGCGGAGCGCCGGACCTGGCTTGCCGGTGACGACCTGACGCTGGCCGACATCTCGGCCGCGGCGCATCTGTCCTGCCTGGACTATCTGGGCGACGTGCCCTGGGACGACCATCCCGAGGCGAAGAACTGGTACGCCCGGATCAAGAGCCGGCCCAGCTTCCGCCCGGTGCTGGGCGACCACATCCCCGGCGCCTCGCCGCCGGCGCACTACGCCGACCTGGATTTCTGA
- a CDS encoding class I SAM-dependent methyltransferase has translation MVRHDHPEMDATPCRGGCAGTPPAAGGGWLRRLHAWFLHVYADGYNAKVDARKRHLIGGLRGAVLEIGPGSGANIGYFASGIHWTGVEPNPMAYPYLRRKADAAGLDATLLAGTAERLPVPDASQDAVVSTLVLCSVADPDRVLAEVRRVLKPGGRFVFIEHVGAEPGSGERHWQRRVKPVWRRLGDGCEPDRDTAARIRAAGFARVDIEPFRMPYPIVAPHIAGWAER, from the coding sequence ATGGTACGACACGACCATCCGGAGATGGACGCGACGCCCTGCCGCGGCGGCTGCGCCGGGACCCCGCCGGCCGCGGGCGGCGGCTGGCTGCGGCGGCTGCACGCCTGGTTCCTGCACGTCTATGCCGACGGCTACAACGCGAAGGTGGATGCCCGGAAGCGTCACCTGATCGGGGGACTGCGCGGCGCCGTGCTGGAGATCGGCCCCGGCTCCGGCGCCAATATCGGTTATTTCGCGTCGGGCATCCACTGGACGGGGGTGGAGCCCAATCCGATGGCGTACCCCTATCTGCGGCGCAAGGCGGATGCCGCCGGGCTGGACGCCACCCTGCTGGCGGGCACGGCGGAGCGGCTGCCGGTCCCCGACGCCAGCCAGGACGCCGTCGTCTCCACCCTGGTGCTGTGCAGCGTGGCCGATCCCGACCGGGTGCTGGCCGAGGTCCGGCGGGTGCTGAAGCCCGGCGGCCGCTTCGTCTTCATCGAGCATGTCGGGGCCGAGCCCGGCAGCGGCGAACGGCACTGGCAGCGGCGGGTGAAGCCGGTCTGGCGCCGGCTGGGCGACGGCTGCGAGCCCGACCGCGACACCGCCGCCCGCATCCGGGCCGCCGGTTTCGCCCGCGTGGACATCGAGCCGTTCCGGATGCCATACCCGATCGTCGCCCCGCACATCGCGGGATGGGCGGAACGCTGA
- a CDS encoding SDR family oxidoreductase, producing the protein MTRKLFVFGLGYSALALTRLVLAEGWRVAGTTRDPAKAAALREAGIEAHLFGPGRPLDDPAAALAGTSHLLDSAPPEPGPDGTRDGSGHDPVLAQHADVIAALPLTWAGYLSTTGVYGDTGGAWVDEDSPLRPGNARGRERVEAEEGWLSLWREHGVPVHLFRLAGIYGPGRSPVDQLRAGRARRIVKPGQVFSRIHVDDIAAVLRASMERPRPGTAYNVCDDEPTPADEVMAYAAGLLGMEPPPAEPYDPATASPMQRSFYSETRRVRNDRIRTDLGVRLAYPTYREGMQALVRSAG; encoded by the coding sequence ATGACCCGGAAGCTCTTCGTCTTCGGCCTCGGCTACAGCGCCCTGGCCCTCACCCGTCTCGTGCTGGCGGAGGGCTGGCGCGTCGCCGGCACCACCCGCGACCCGGCCAAGGCCGCCGCCCTGCGGGAGGCCGGCATCGAGGCGCACCTGTTCGGCCCCGGCCGGCCGCTGGATGATCCGGCGGCGGCGCTGGCCGGCACCAGCCACCTGCTGGACTCCGCCCCGCCCGAGCCGGGACCCGACGGGACGCGCGACGGCAGCGGCCACGACCCGGTGCTGGCGCAGCACGCCGACGTCATCGCGGCGCTGCCGCTGACCTGGGCCGGCTATCTCTCCACCACCGGGGTCTACGGCGACACCGGCGGCGCCTGGGTGGACGAGGACTCGCCGCTGCGCCCCGGCAATGCCCGCGGGCGGGAGCGGGTGGAGGCGGAAGAGGGCTGGCTCTCCCTCTGGCGGGAGCACGGCGTTCCGGTCCACCTGTTCCGGCTGGCCGGCATCTACGGCCCCGGCCGCAGTCCGGTGGACCAGCTCCGGGCCGGCAGGGCCCGGCGCATCGTGAAGCCGGGTCAGGTGTTCAGCCGCATCCATGTGGACGACATCGCGGCCGTGCTGCGCGCCTCCATGGAGCGGCCACGCCCCGGCACCGCCTACAATGTCTGCGACGACGAGCCCACCCCTGCCGACGAGGTGATGGCCTATGCGGCGGGCCTGCTGGGGATGGAGCCGCCGCCGGCCGAACCCTACGACCCGGCGACGGCCTCGCCCATGCAGCGCAGCTTCTATTCGGAGACGCGGCGGGTGCGGAACGACCGCATCCGGACGGACCTGGGAGTCCGGCTGGCCTATCCGACCTACCGGGAGGGGATGCAGGCCCTGGTCCGCAGCGCCGGCTGA
- a CDS encoding ABC transporter permease has product MDDFYLVRRNLFRRKLRAFLMVVSIFVAFLIFGVLASFERAFNSAEAAAADNRLVVVNRINFTQPLPLAYLDRVRGVEGVRVASHWNWFGGYFQEPRNFIVTFAVEPETYLEIFREDFAFDPAEREAFLRDRGSLAVGEAVARKYGWQVGDRVPLSSTIFTNRTTGTRTWDFTIAAIFRPARDRVDTNLVAFHYDYFNETRSFGKDFIGSVLVETTGPEVNDRVVAAVDGMFANSPFETSTTTEGAFNKQFAAQLGNIALIVTLVVGAAFLTILMIVGNTMVMAIRERTREIGVLKTLGFPSGRIFRMVLGESVLLALLGGIPGLIAAAAACAVLAPMAGAFAPGLRLVPQTAFLGVGLMLLLGLVTGVVPALNALRMSIVTALGRD; this is encoded by the coding sequence ATGGACGATTTCTACCTGGTCCGCAGAAACCTGTTCCGGCGCAAGCTGCGGGCCTTCCTGATGGTGGTCAGCATCTTCGTCGCCTTCCTGATCTTCGGCGTGCTGGCCAGCTTCGAGCGGGCCTTCAACTCGGCCGAGGCGGCGGCGGCCGACAACCGGCTGGTTGTCGTCAACCGGATCAACTTCACCCAGCCGCTGCCGCTGGCCTACCTGGACCGGGTGCGGGGGGTGGAAGGCGTGCGGGTGGCCAGTCACTGGAACTGGTTCGGCGGCTATTTCCAGGAGCCGCGCAACTTCATCGTCACCTTCGCGGTGGAGCCGGAGACCTATCTGGAGATCTTCCGCGAGGACTTCGCCTTCGATCCGGCCGAGCGGGAGGCGTTCCTGCGCGACCGCGGCAGCCTGGCGGTGGGCGAGGCGGTGGCGCGGAAATACGGCTGGCAGGTCGGCGACCGGGTGCCGCTGTCCAGCACCATCTTCACCAACCGGACGACCGGCACCCGCACCTGGGACTTCACCATCGCCGCCATCTTCCGGCCGGCGCGCGACCGGGTGGACACCAACCTCGTGGCCTTCCACTACGACTATTTCAACGAGACGCGCAGCTTCGGGAAGGACTTCATCGGTTCCGTCCTGGTCGAGACGACGGGGCCGGAGGTGAACGACAGGGTCGTCGCCGCCGTGGACGGCATGTTCGCCAATTCGCCCTTCGAGACCTCGACGACGACCGAGGGGGCGTTCAACAAGCAGTTCGCCGCCCAGCTCGGCAACATCGCCCTGATCGTGACGCTGGTGGTGGGGGCCGCCTTCCTGACCATCCTGATGATCGTCGGCAACACCATGGTCATGGCGATCCGCGAGCGCACGCGGGAGATCGGGGTGCTGAAGACACTGGGCTTCCCCAGCGGCCGGATCTTCCGCATGGTGCTGGGGGAGAGCGTGCTGCTGGCCCTGCTGGGCGGCATTCCGGGACTGATCGCGGCGGCGGCGGCCTGCGCCGTGCTGGCGCCGATGGCCGGCGCCTTCGCGCCGGGCCTGCGGCTGGTGCCGCAGACGGCCTTCCTGGGGGTGGGGCTGATGCTGCTGCTGGGTCTGGTCACCGGCGTCGTGCCGGCGCTGAACGCGCTGCGCATGAGCATCGTCACCGCCCTGGGGAGGGACTGA
- a CDS encoding ABC transporter ATP-binding protein: MGDALIRLTEVSKRFIKAKETITIFDRLDMAIPRGDFVAVMGPSGSGKTTLLNLLGGIDRPTSGAVQFDGVRIDGLSEGALADWRAANVGFIFQFYNLMPMLTAARNVELPLLLTRLDAAERRRRVEIALRLVDLGDRMGHYPREMSGGQMQRVAIARAVVSDPKMLLCDEPTGDLDRTTADEILRMLQLLNREMGKTIVMVTHDPEAARYARRVLHLDKGQFVERDLDAA; this comes from the coding sequence ATGGGCGACGCACTGATCCGGCTGACCGAAGTCTCCAAGCGCTTCATCAAGGCGAAGGAGACGATCACCATCTTCGACCGCCTGGACATGGCGATCCCGCGCGGCGATTTCGTCGCCGTCATGGGACCCAGCGGGTCGGGCAAGACGACGCTGCTGAACCTGCTGGGCGGCATCGACCGGCCGACCTCCGGCGCGGTCCAGTTCGACGGCGTGCGCATCGACGGCCTGTCGGAAGGGGCGCTGGCCGACTGGCGCGCCGCCAATGTCGGCTTCATCTTCCAGTTCTACAACCTGATGCCGATGCTGACGGCGGCGCGGAACGTGGAACTGCCGCTGCTGCTGACCCGCCTGGACGCGGCCGAGCGGCGGCGGCGGGTGGAGATCGCGCTGCGGCTGGTGGATCTGGGCGACCGCATGGGCCACTACCCGCGGGAGATGTCGGGCGGCCAGATGCAGCGCGTCGCCATCGCCCGCGCCGTCGTCTCCGACCCCAAGATGCTGCTCTGCGACGAACCGACGGGCGATCTCGACCGCACCACGGCGGACGAGATCCTGCGGATGCTGCAACTGCTGAACCGGGAGATGGGCAAGACCATCGTCATGGTCACCCACGACCCGGAGGCCGCCCGCTACGCCCGCCGCGTCCTGCACCTGGACAAGGGGCAGTTCGTCGAGCGCGACCTGGACGCGGCCTGA
- a CDS encoding ABC transporter permease — translation MRLLNQIVAVTAINLKSIPRRFWVSLSTVVAIALVVTVLLSFLAMANGFRQTLRGTGSPDVAVLLRGGASVEINSSVGRDQLRLIEEAPGIARGADGKALVSGELYLIVDGLKRASGTKANIALRGLGPEGEAIRQGFRIVEGRMFEPGAAEIIVGRSLLSEFAGFEPGSTVRLGTGTWTVVGIFEMGGSVFESELWADVGTVQSLFNRSNFYQSIRVRLDGPDALAALKTYVDADPRLKLDAKTEQTYFADQAAGTGGLIQSLGWPLAIAMAMGALAGALNTMYSSVAARTTEIATLRALGFGGIPAFVGTLVESLALAGLGGVVGALLTWVFFDGLTASTFGGSFTQVVFSFRLTPGLVMQGVTLALVVGFIGGLFPAIRATRVPLVAAFGQR, via the coding sequence GTGCGCCTGCTGAACCAGATCGTCGCCGTCACGGCGATCAACCTGAAGAGCATCCCGCGCCGCTTCTGGGTGTCGCTGTCCACGGTGGTGGCGATCGCGCTCGTGGTGACGGTGCTGCTGTCCTTCCTGGCGATGGCGAACGGTTTCCGGCAGACCCTGCGCGGCACCGGCTCGCCGGACGTGGCGGTGCTGCTGCGCGGCGGCGCCAGCGTGGAGATCAACAGCTCCGTCGGCCGCGACCAGCTCCGCCTGATCGAGGAGGCGCCGGGCATCGCCCGGGGGGCCGACGGCAAGGCGCTGGTCTCGGGCGAGCTGTACCTCATCGTGGACGGGCTCAAGCGGGCCAGCGGCACCAAGGCCAACATCGCCCTGCGCGGGCTGGGTCCGGAAGGGGAGGCGATCCGCCAGGGCTTCCGCATCGTCGAGGGCCGGATGTTCGAGCCTGGTGCGGCGGAGATCATCGTCGGCCGCTCGCTGCTGAGCGAGTTCGCCGGGTTCGAACCCGGCAGCACGGTGCGGCTGGGCACCGGCACCTGGACCGTGGTCGGCATCTTCGAGATGGGCGGCAGCGTCTTCGAATCCGAACTCTGGGCCGATGTCGGCACGGTGCAGAGCCTGTTCAACCGCAGCAACTTCTACCAGAGCATCCGGGTCCGGCTGGACGGACCCGACGCGCTGGCGGCGCTGAAGACCTATGTCGATGCCGACCCGCGCCTGAAGCTGGACGCGAAGACGGAGCAGACCTACTTCGCCGATCAGGCGGCGGGCACCGGCGGGCTGATCCAGAGCCTGGGCTGGCCGCTCGCCATCGCCATGGCGATGGGCGCGCTCGCCGGCGCCCTGAACACCATGTACAGCTCGGTCGCCGCCCGCACGACGGAGATCGCCACCCTGCGGGCGCTGGGCTTCGGCGGCATCCCCGCCTTCGTCGGCACGCTGGTGGAGAGTCTGGCGCTGGCCGGCCTGGGCGGGGTGGTCGGCGCGCTGCTGACCTGGGTCTTCTTCGACGGGCTGACGGCCAGCACCTTCGGCGGCAGCTTCACCCAGGTGGTGTTCAGCTTCCGGCTCACCCCGGGGCTGGTGATGCAGGGGGTGACGCTGGCGCTGGTCGTCGGCTTCATCGGCGGCCTGTTCCCGGCCATCCGCGCCACCCGCGTCCCCCTGGTCGCCGCCTTCGGACAGCGATAG
- a CDS encoding Acg family FMN-binding oxidoreductase, whose protein sequence is MAYDEPWTLDAEDFPEEGPQREQIRFALRYAVLAPSGHNTQPWSLVLSDSFVELRADRERALPVVDPAGRELLISCGAALGHLTVALRAFHRAHIVETFPDPRDPDLLARVLLTGEKLLPDAEARALLDAIPRRHSNRSAYEDRPAEPRDLMACVAAAEAEGALLHVLTEPGERDAVAALIAEGDLAQMHDPAFRRELAHWVKSRHGADQDGLSARAFGLPDALSAVGALVIRFTDQGDSVAAKDSRLARDAPALAVLTTPGDTPADWLAAGRALSRVLLTLTGAGLAAAFLNEPIEVPELRPRLRDLLPRFNCTGDGVPQLLLRIGYPQQSVPAAARRPLEDVLVEQ, encoded by the coding sequence ATGGCCTACGACGAACCCTGGACCCTGGATGCCGAGGATTTTCCGGAGGAGGGGCCGCAGCGCGAGCAGATCCGCTTCGCACTGCGCTACGCCGTCCTGGCGCCCAGCGGGCACAACACCCAGCCCTGGTCGCTGGTCCTCTCCGACTCCTTTGTCGAGCTGCGGGCCGACCGCGAGCGCGCCCTGCCGGTGGTCGATCCGGCCGGCCGCGAGCTGCTGATCTCCTGCGGGGCGGCGCTGGGGCATCTGACGGTCGCCCTGCGCGCCTTCCACCGCGCGCACATCGTGGAGACCTTCCCCGACCCCCGCGACCCGGACCTTCTGGCCCGGGTCCTGCTGACGGGGGAGAAACTGCTGCCCGATGCGGAGGCGCGGGCGCTGCTCGATGCGATCCCGCGGCGGCACAGCAACCGCTCCGCCTATGAGGACCGTCCGGCCGAGCCGCGCGACCTGATGGCCTGCGTCGCCGCGGCGGAGGCGGAAGGGGCGCTGCTGCACGTTCTGACCGAGCCGGGCGAGCGCGATGCCGTGGCCGCCCTGATCGCGGAGGGCGATCTGGCCCAGATGCACGACCCCGCCTTCCGGCGCGAGCTGGCGCACTGGGTGAAGTCCCGCCACGGGGCCGACCAGGACGGCCTGTCCGCCCGGGCGTTCGGCCTGCCCGACGCGCTCTCGGCCGTGGGGGCGCTGGTCATCCGCTTCACCGACCAGGGCGACAGCGTGGCCGCGAAGGACAGCCGTCTGGCCCGGGACGCCCCGGCGCTGGCCGTGCTGACGACGCCGGGCGACACCCCGGCCGACTGGCTGGCGGCGGGGCGGGCGCTGTCGCGGGTGCTGCTGACCCTGACCGGGGCCGGGCTGGCCGCCGCCTTCCTGAACGAACCGATCGAGGTGCCGGAGCTGCGGCCGCGGCTGCGCGATCTGCTGCCGCGCTTCAACTGCACAGGCGACGGGGTGCCGCAGCTTCTGCTGCGGATCGGCTATCCGCAGCAGAGCGTGCCCGCCGCCGCCCGCCGCCCGCTGGAGGACGTGCTGGTCGAGCAGTGA